Proteins encoded together in one Carassius auratus strain Wakin chromosome 32, ASM336829v1, whole genome shotgun sequence window:
- the LOC113051908 gene encoding E3 ubiquitin-protein ligase Arkadia-like isoform X3: protein MKSEIPSDVRRKQDPLKGPLANPEPMETAKSFPAEMDVISKVGSDFPSPLCPETRHRPSRDAGGRRDCERGLTGRKKRKFQQPGPSYCSLKEAPVSEATLTPPHHRPMLLETHSEDERIPESSLSDCASSPSSSLRFGDSDTLSSEEDGRPMTVRQQQLKAPGSASTGSAGGGTGTAVGMRSIAARTRASRSHKWARLEPESNHVKRPCLSSRRPLHRKRFVKGGAGGGAQRTPKQKERLLLQRKKREVFARKKYALLHSTSSSSEELTSDSSSPSSTEAEDELYVDVSSSSSQASTVAVASGVLDEDVVVIEATPAPAVPASEEINVTSTDSEVEIVTVGDAFRLRSVGSHGRMHWGPSCSQSRAQEGRGRHRLSTVIQPLRQSAGEVVDLTVDEDDLSVVPTTSDSTHPQLVSSSSSSSSHNACTSESPREGPGPSSSCSAAAPDSTLAVQSHGEVPGPSITNTTATEDERRRSLSSENGGVAMPRLPSCCPQHSPCSGPSSGHLSIGHTHSGCMQSGTTPQSGPQHSGSQHSHGHSHNFHHHHHTTPVPPSLTFPESSCPLERPTAMPAPCGGVTSSNQYHDQQTLPVDLSSSAVRSSGSSSTGFHGTSAFDPCCPGSASRPPAYVSQAAPGPSQQTVADSFSSAIVAQPQPQPPQLSSCRHYMHPSYGPLPRPLHHQSSSSCPHSHSNAPPPQQPPPQGDYVIPHPVLPFHTPLPSHGPGHSVPPALPPSLPSHHLPGSSAPLPQHLPPEHQALQHHLPVLGPNPVQRLHQHDILQRMEVQRRRMMQHPTRAHERPPPHPHRMHPNYGHGHHIHVPQTMSSHPRQADQRTTWELGIEAGVTVAPYPSGHLSSHLPHYHPPPRLHHFPFQLMHTGSMPEVTYPHIRYISSRMTFGRTYEDLLHLEERLGTVNRGASQGTIERCTYPHKYKKRKLHGKQEEEECAEEDTEEKCTICLSILEEGEDVRRLPCMHLFHQLCVDQWLLTNKKCPICRVDIEAQLSSES, encoded by the exons ATGAAGAGTGAGATTCCCTCTGATGTACGACGTAAGCAGGACCCCCTGAAGGGGCCTCTGGCTAACCCTGAACCCATGGAGACGGCTAAGAGCTTCCCCGCTGAGATGGATGTGATTAGCAAGGTAGGAAGTGATTTCCCTTCTCCGCTATGTCCGGAGACCAGACATCGGCCTTCACGAGATGCTGGAGGTCGCAGAGACTGTGAAAGAGGGTTGACGGGACGCAAAAAGCGCAAGTTCCAGCAGCCTGGGCCATCGTATTGTTCTCTGAAGGAAGCGCCAGTGAGTGAGGCAACCCTCACTCCTCCCCACCACAGGCCCATGCTGTTAGAGACACATAGTGAAGACGAGAGGATCCCAGAGTCCTCGCTGAGTGACTGTGCCTCTTCGCCCTCCTCCAGCCTTCGGTTTGGTGACTCGGACACTCTTAGCTCAGAGGAGGACGGTAGGCCGATGACGGTTAGACAACAGCAGCTCAAGGCTCCTGGTTCTGCCTCCACGGGCAGTGCAGGAGGTGGGACCGGCACGGCAGTAGGCATGCGGTCAATAGCTGCCCGGACTCGTGCCAGTAGGTCACATAAGTGGGCACGGCTTGAGCCAGAAAGCAATCATGTGAAACGTCCATGTCTCAGCTCACGGAGGCCATTGCACAGGAAGCGTTTTGTGAAAGGCGGGGCAGGAGGCGGGGCTCAGCGGACTCCAAAGCAGAAGGAGCGATTACTGCTGCAGAGGAAGAAGCGAGAGGTGTTTGCACGGAAGAAGTATGCCCTCCTCCATAGTACCAGCAGCTCCAGTGAGGAGCTGACCTCTGACTCGTCCTCCCCTTCCTCCACTGAGGCAGAGGATGAGCTGTACGTGGATGTTAGCAGCAGTAGCAGCCAAGCCAGTACTGTGGCTGTGGCCTCAG GTGTCCTGGATGAGGATGTGGTTGTGATTGAAGCGACTCCTGCACCTGCAGTGCCTGCCAGCGAGGAGATCAACGTCACCTCCACGGACAGTGAAGTGGAGATCGTTACGGTTGGAGATGCCTTCAG GCTGCGCTCTGTGGGAAGCCATGGCAGGATGCACTGGGGTCCCAGCTGTTCCCAGAGCCGAGCTCAGGAGGGACGTGGCCGGCATCGCCTGTCTACCGTCATCCAGCCACTCAGACAGAGTGCTGGAGAGGTGGTGGACCTCACCGTGGACGAGGACG ATCTCTCAGTCGTGCCAACCACTTCTGACAGCACACACCCACAGCTGGTcagttcttcttcctcttcctcatcccataatgccTGTACCTCAGAATCGCCACGGGAGGGTCCTGGTCCCTCCAGTAGCTGCTCAGCGGCCGCCCCCGATAGCACACTGGCTGTTCAGAGCCACGGTGAAGTGCCAGGACCTAGCATCACCAACACCACTGCCACTGAAG ATGAGCGCAGAAGAAGCTTGTCTAGTGAGAATGGAGGTGTGGCGATGCCCAGGTTACCTTCTTGTTGCCCCCAGCACTCTCCTTGCAGCGGTCCGTCTTCAGGTCACCTCTCCATAGGCCACACCCACTCAGGGTGCATGCAGAGTGGGACGACACCGCAGTCTGGACCCCAGCATTCCGGCTCCCAGCACTCCCATGGTCACTCGCACAACTTCCACCATCACCACCACACCACCCCAGTCCCTCCTTCCTTAACCTTCCCAGAGTCCAGCTGCCCTCTGGAGAGGCCCACTGCCATGCCTGCGCCCTGTGGAGGGGTGACCAGCAGCAACCAGTACCACGACCAG CAGACTCTGCCGGTGGATCTCAGTAGCAGTGCAGTGCGTAGCAGTGGATCCAGCAGTACAGGGTTTCACGGCACATCAGCCTTCGATCCCTGCTGTCCAGGCTCCGCCTCCCGGCCTCCTGCTTATGTTTCCCAGGCTGCACCTGGACCCAGCCAGCAGACCGTGGCAGACTCCTTCAGCTCAGCCATAGTGGCCCAGCCTCAGCCCCAGCCTCCTCAGCTCTCTTCCTGCAGGCACTACATGCATCCTTCCT ACGGCCCTCTTCCACGCCCCTTGCACCACCAGTCCTCCTCTTCCTGTCCTCACTCCCACAGCAATGCCCCTCCCCCTCAACAGCCTCCTCCACAGGGGGACTATGTCATCCCTCACCCCGTCCTCCCCTTCCACACCCCACTGCCTTCTCACGGCCCGGGCCACTCGGTGCCCCCAGCTCTTCCACCCTCCCTGCCTTCCCATCATCTCCCAGGCTCCAGTGCCCCTCTGCCGCAGCATCTTCCCCCTGAACACCAGGCGCTGCAACACCACCTGCCCGTTCTTGGCCCAAACCCTGTCCAGAGGCTCCACCAGCATGACATATTGCAGAGGATGGAGGTTCAGAGACGCAGAATGATGCAGCACCCGAC GCGAGCACATGAGAGACCCCCACCGCATCCCCATCGAATGCACCCTAACTACGGTCACGGACATCACATTCACGTCCCTCAAACTATGTCATCGCATCCTCGGCAGGCTGACCAGAGGACCACATG GGAGCTGGGCATCGAGGCTGGTGTTACTGTAGCTCCCTACCCTTCAGGACACCTGTCCTCGCATCTGCCACACTATCACCCTCCACCCAGACTGCACCATTTCCCCTTCCAGCTGATG CACACTGGCTCAATGCCTGAGGTGACATATCCACATATTCGCTACATCTCCTCCAGAATGACCTTTGGCCGCACATATGAG GATCTGCTGCATTTAGAAGAGCGTCTGGGGACTGTGAACCGAGgggcctctcagggaaccatagAGAGGTGCACCTATCCACACAAATACAAAAAG AGAAAGCTGCATGGTAAGCAAGAGGAAGAGGAGTGTGCGGAGGAAGACACAGAGGAGAAATGCACCATTTGTCTGTCTATACTGGAGGAAGGGGAGGATGTCAG GCGCCTTCCATGTATGCACCTCTTCCATCAACTGTGTGTGGACCAATGGCTCCTCACTAACAAGAAATGCCCCATCTGCAGAGTGGACATCGAGGCTCAGTTATCTTCAGAGAGTTGA
- the LOC113051908 gene encoding E3 ubiquitin-protein ligase Arkadia-like isoform X1, with translation MKSEIPSDVRRKQDPLKGPLANPEPMETAKSFPAEMDVISKVGSDFPSPLCPETRHRPSRDAGGRRDCERGLTGRKKRKFQQPGPSYCSLKEAPVSEATLTPPHHRPMLLETHSEDERIPESSLSDCASSPSSSLRFGDSDTLSSEEDGRPMTVRQQQLKAPGSASTGSAGGGTGTAVGMRSIAARTRASRSHKWARLEPESNHVKRPCLSSRRPLHRKRFVKGGAGGGAQRTPKQKERLLLQRKKREVFARKKYALLHSTSSSSEELTSDSSSPSSTEAEDELYVDVSSSSSQASTVAVASGVLDEDVVVIEATPAPAVPASEEINVTSTDSEVEIVTVGDAFRLRSVGSHGRMHWGPSCSQSRAQEGRGRHRLSTVIQPLRQSAGEVVDLTVDEDDLSVVPTTSDSTHPQLVSSSSSSSSHNACTSESPREGPGPSSSCSAAAPDSTLAVQSHGEVPGPSITNTTATEDERRRSLSSENGGVAMPRLPSCCPQHSPCSGPSSGHLSIGHTHSGCMQSGTTPQSGPQHSGSQHSHGHSHNFHHHHHTTPVPPSLTFPESSCPLERPTAMPAPCGGVTSSNQYHDQQTLPVDLSSSAVRSSGSSSTGFHGTSAFDPCCPGSASRPPAYVSQAAPGPSQQTVADSFSSAIVAQPQPQPPQLSSCRHYMHPSYGPLPRPLHHQSSSSCPHSHSNAPPPQQPPPQGDYVIPHPVLPFHTPLPSHGPGHSVPPALPPSLPSHHLPGSSAPLPQHLPPEHQALQHHLPVLGPNPVQRLHQHDILQRMEVQRRRMMQHPTRAHERPPPHPHRMHPNYGHGHHIHVPQTMSSHPRQADQRTTWELGIEAGVTVAPYPSGHLSSHLPHYHPPPRLHHFPFQLMHTGSMPEVTYPHIRYISSRMTFGRTYEDLLHLEERLGTVNRGASQGTIERCTYPHKYKKKVEERDTEEQLAPEAWASVGKNMHSTSNSRKLHGKQEEEECAEEDTEEKCTICLSILEEGEDVRRLPCMHLFHQLCVDQWLLTNKKCPICRVDIEAQLSSES, from the exons ATGAAGAGTGAGATTCCCTCTGATGTACGACGTAAGCAGGACCCCCTGAAGGGGCCTCTGGCTAACCCTGAACCCATGGAGACGGCTAAGAGCTTCCCCGCTGAGATGGATGTGATTAGCAAGGTAGGAAGTGATTTCCCTTCTCCGCTATGTCCGGAGACCAGACATCGGCCTTCACGAGATGCTGGAGGTCGCAGAGACTGTGAAAGAGGGTTGACGGGACGCAAAAAGCGCAAGTTCCAGCAGCCTGGGCCATCGTATTGTTCTCTGAAGGAAGCGCCAGTGAGTGAGGCAACCCTCACTCCTCCCCACCACAGGCCCATGCTGTTAGAGACACATAGTGAAGACGAGAGGATCCCAGAGTCCTCGCTGAGTGACTGTGCCTCTTCGCCCTCCTCCAGCCTTCGGTTTGGTGACTCGGACACTCTTAGCTCAGAGGAGGACGGTAGGCCGATGACGGTTAGACAACAGCAGCTCAAGGCTCCTGGTTCTGCCTCCACGGGCAGTGCAGGAGGTGGGACCGGCACGGCAGTAGGCATGCGGTCAATAGCTGCCCGGACTCGTGCCAGTAGGTCACATAAGTGGGCACGGCTTGAGCCAGAAAGCAATCATGTGAAACGTCCATGTCTCAGCTCACGGAGGCCATTGCACAGGAAGCGTTTTGTGAAAGGCGGGGCAGGAGGCGGGGCTCAGCGGACTCCAAAGCAGAAGGAGCGATTACTGCTGCAGAGGAAGAAGCGAGAGGTGTTTGCACGGAAGAAGTATGCCCTCCTCCATAGTACCAGCAGCTCCAGTGAGGAGCTGACCTCTGACTCGTCCTCCCCTTCCTCCACTGAGGCAGAGGATGAGCTGTACGTGGATGTTAGCAGCAGTAGCAGCCAAGCCAGTACTGTGGCTGTGGCCTCAG GTGTCCTGGATGAGGATGTGGTTGTGATTGAAGCGACTCCTGCACCTGCAGTGCCTGCCAGCGAGGAGATCAACGTCACCTCCACGGACAGTGAAGTGGAGATCGTTACGGTTGGAGATGCCTTCAG GCTGCGCTCTGTGGGAAGCCATGGCAGGATGCACTGGGGTCCCAGCTGTTCCCAGAGCCGAGCTCAGGAGGGACGTGGCCGGCATCGCCTGTCTACCGTCATCCAGCCACTCAGACAGAGTGCTGGAGAGGTGGTGGACCTCACCGTGGACGAGGACG ATCTCTCAGTCGTGCCAACCACTTCTGACAGCACACACCCACAGCTGGTcagttcttcttcctcttcctcatcccataatgccTGTACCTCAGAATCGCCACGGGAGGGTCCTGGTCCCTCCAGTAGCTGCTCAGCGGCCGCCCCCGATAGCACACTGGCTGTTCAGAGCCACGGTGAAGTGCCAGGACCTAGCATCACCAACACCACTGCCACTGAAG ATGAGCGCAGAAGAAGCTTGTCTAGTGAGAATGGAGGTGTGGCGATGCCCAGGTTACCTTCTTGTTGCCCCCAGCACTCTCCTTGCAGCGGTCCGTCTTCAGGTCACCTCTCCATAGGCCACACCCACTCAGGGTGCATGCAGAGTGGGACGACACCGCAGTCTGGACCCCAGCATTCCGGCTCCCAGCACTCCCATGGTCACTCGCACAACTTCCACCATCACCACCACACCACCCCAGTCCCTCCTTCCTTAACCTTCCCAGAGTCCAGCTGCCCTCTGGAGAGGCCCACTGCCATGCCTGCGCCCTGTGGAGGGGTGACCAGCAGCAACCAGTACCACGACCAG CAGACTCTGCCGGTGGATCTCAGTAGCAGTGCAGTGCGTAGCAGTGGATCCAGCAGTACAGGGTTTCACGGCACATCAGCCTTCGATCCCTGCTGTCCAGGCTCCGCCTCCCGGCCTCCTGCTTATGTTTCCCAGGCTGCACCTGGACCCAGCCAGCAGACCGTGGCAGACTCCTTCAGCTCAGCCATAGTGGCCCAGCCTCAGCCCCAGCCTCCTCAGCTCTCTTCCTGCAGGCACTACATGCATCCTTCCT ACGGCCCTCTTCCACGCCCCTTGCACCACCAGTCCTCCTCTTCCTGTCCTCACTCCCACAGCAATGCCCCTCCCCCTCAACAGCCTCCTCCACAGGGGGACTATGTCATCCCTCACCCCGTCCTCCCCTTCCACACCCCACTGCCTTCTCACGGCCCGGGCCACTCGGTGCCCCCAGCTCTTCCACCCTCCCTGCCTTCCCATCATCTCCCAGGCTCCAGTGCCCCTCTGCCGCAGCATCTTCCCCCTGAACACCAGGCGCTGCAACACCACCTGCCCGTTCTTGGCCCAAACCCTGTCCAGAGGCTCCACCAGCATGACATATTGCAGAGGATGGAGGTTCAGAGACGCAGAATGATGCAGCACCCGAC GCGAGCACATGAGAGACCCCCACCGCATCCCCATCGAATGCACCCTAACTACGGTCACGGACATCACATTCACGTCCCTCAAACTATGTCATCGCATCCTCGGCAGGCTGACCAGAGGACCACATG GGAGCTGGGCATCGAGGCTGGTGTTACTGTAGCTCCCTACCCTTCAGGACACCTGTCCTCGCATCTGCCACACTATCACCCTCCACCCAGACTGCACCATTTCCCCTTCCAGCTGATG CACACTGGCTCAATGCCTGAGGTGACATATCCACATATTCGCTACATCTCCTCCAGAATGACCTTTGGCCGCACATATGAG GATCTGCTGCATTTAGAAGAGCGTCTGGGGACTGTGAACCGAGgggcctctcagggaaccatagAGAGGTGCACCTATCCACACAAATACAAAAAG AAGGTGGAGGAGAGAGACACTGAGGAACAGTTAGCACCTGAAGCATGGGCATCTGTTGGGAAAAATATGCACTCAACCTCAAACTCG AGAAAGCTGCATGGTAAGCAAGAGGAAGAGGAGTGTGCGGAGGAAGACACAGAGGAGAAATGCACCATTTGTCTGTCTATACTGGAGGAAGGGGAGGATGTCAG GCGCCTTCCATGTATGCACCTCTTCCATCAACTGTGTGTGGACCAATGGCTCCTCACTAACAAGAAATGCCCCATCTGCAGAGTGGACATCGAGGCTCAGTTATCTTCAGAGAGTTGA
- the LOC113051908 gene encoding E3 ubiquitin-protein ligase Arkadia-like isoform X2, with product MKSEIPSDVRRKQDPLKGPLANPEPMETAKSFPAEMDVISKVGSDFPSPLCPETRHRPSRDAGGRRDCERGLTGRKKRKFQQPGPSYCSLKEAPVSEATLTPPHHRPMLLETHSEDERIPESSLSDCASSPSSSLRFGDSDTLSSEEDGRPMTVRQQQLKAPGSASTGSAGGGTGTAVGMRSIAARTRASRSHKWARLEPESNHVKRPCLSSRRPLHRKRFVKGGAGGGAQRTPKQKERLLLQRKKREVFARKKYALLHSTSSSSEELTSDSSSPSSTEAEDELYVDVSSSSSQASTVAVASGVLDEDVVVIEATPAPAVPASEEINVTSTDSEVEIVTVGDAFRLRSVGSHGRMHWGPSCSQSRAQEGRGRHRLSTVIQPLRQSAGEVVDLTVDEDDLSVVPTTSDSTHPQLVSSSSSSSSHNACTSESPREGPGPSSSCSAAAPDSTLAVQSHGEVPGPSITNTTATEDERRRSLSSENGGVAMPRLPSCCPQHSPCSGPSSGHLSIGHTHSGCMQSGTTPQSGPQHSGSQHSHGHSHNFHHHHHTTPVPPSLTFPESSCPLERPTAMPAPCGGVTSSNQYHDQTLPVDLSSSAVRSSGSSSTGFHGTSAFDPCCPGSASRPPAYVSQAAPGPSQQTVADSFSSAIVAQPQPQPPQLSSCRHYMHPSYGPLPRPLHHQSSSSCPHSHSNAPPPQQPPPQGDYVIPHPVLPFHTPLPSHGPGHSVPPALPPSLPSHHLPGSSAPLPQHLPPEHQALQHHLPVLGPNPVQRLHQHDILQRMEVQRRRMMQHPTRAHERPPPHPHRMHPNYGHGHHIHVPQTMSSHPRQADQRTTWELGIEAGVTVAPYPSGHLSSHLPHYHPPPRLHHFPFQLMHTGSMPEVTYPHIRYISSRMTFGRTYEDLLHLEERLGTVNRGASQGTIERCTYPHKYKKKVEERDTEEQLAPEAWASVGKNMHSTSNSRKLHGKQEEEECAEEDTEEKCTICLSILEEGEDVRRLPCMHLFHQLCVDQWLLTNKKCPICRVDIEAQLSSES from the exons ATGAAGAGTGAGATTCCCTCTGATGTACGACGTAAGCAGGACCCCCTGAAGGGGCCTCTGGCTAACCCTGAACCCATGGAGACGGCTAAGAGCTTCCCCGCTGAGATGGATGTGATTAGCAAGGTAGGAAGTGATTTCCCTTCTCCGCTATGTCCGGAGACCAGACATCGGCCTTCACGAGATGCTGGAGGTCGCAGAGACTGTGAAAGAGGGTTGACGGGACGCAAAAAGCGCAAGTTCCAGCAGCCTGGGCCATCGTATTGTTCTCTGAAGGAAGCGCCAGTGAGTGAGGCAACCCTCACTCCTCCCCACCACAGGCCCATGCTGTTAGAGACACATAGTGAAGACGAGAGGATCCCAGAGTCCTCGCTGAGTGACTGTGCCTCTTCGCCCTCCTCCAGCCTTCGGTTTGGTGACTCGGACACTCTTAGCTCAGAGGAGGACGGTAGGCCGATGACGGTTAGACAACAGCAGCTCAAGGCTCCTGGTTCTGCCTCCACGGGCAGTGCAGGAGGTGGGACCGGCACGGCAGTAGGCATGCGGTCAATAGCTGCCCGGACTCGTGCCAGTAGGTCACATAAGTGGGCACGGCTTGAGCCAGAAAGCAATCATGTGAAACGTCCATGTCTCAGCTCACGGAGGCCATTGCACAGGAAGCGTTTTGTGAAAGGCGGGGCAGGAGGCGGGGCTCAGCGGACTCCAAAGCAGAAGGAGCGATTACTGCTGCAGAGGAAGAAGCGAGAGGTGTTTGCACGGAAGAAGTATGCCCTCCTCCATAGTACCAGCAGCTCCAGTGAGGAGCTGACCTCTGACTCGTCCTCCCCTTCCTCCACTGAGGCAGAGGATGAGCTGTACGTGGATGTTAGCAGCAGTAGCAGCCAAGCCAGTACTGTGGCTGTGGCCTCAG GTGTCCTGGATGAGGATGTGGTTGTGATTGAAGCGACTCCTGCACCTGCAGTGCCTGCCAGCGAGGAGATCAACGTCACCTCCACGGACAGTGAAGTGGAGATCGTTACGGTTGGAGATGCCTTCAG GCTGCGCTCTGTGGGAAGCCATGGCAGGATGCACTGGGGTCCCAGCTGTTCCCAGAGCCGAGCTCAGGAGGGACGTGGCCGGCATCGCCTGTCTACCGTCATCCAGCCACTCAGACAGAGTGCTGGAGAGGTGGTGGACCTCACCGTGGACGAGGACG ATCTCTCAGTCGTGCCAACCACTTCTGACAGCACACACCCACAGCTGGTcagttcttcttcctcttcctcatcccataatgccTGTACCTCAGAATCGCCACGGGAGGGTCCTGGTCCCTCCAGTAGCTGCTCAGCGGCCGCCCCCGATAGCACACTGGCTGTTCAGAGCCACGGTGAAGTGCCAGGACCTAGCATCACCAACACCACTGCCACTGAAG ATGAGCGCAGAAGAAGCTTGTCTAGTGAGAATGGAGGTGTGGCGATGCCCAGGTTACCTTCTTGTTGCCCCCAGCACTCTCCTTGCAGCGGTCCGTCTTCAGGTCACCTCTCCATAGGCCACACCCACTCAGGGTGCATGCAGAGTGGGACGACACCGCAGTCTGGACCCCAGCATTCCGGCTCCCAGCACTCCCATGGTCACTCGCACAACTTCCACCATCACCACCACACCACCCCAGTCCCTCCTTCCTTAACCTTCCCAGAGTCCAGCTGCCCTCTGGAGAGGCCCACTGCCATGCCTGCGCCCTGTGGAGGGGTGACCAGCAGCAACCAGTACCACGACCAG ACTCTGCCGGTGGATCTCAGTAGCAGTGCAGTGCGTAGCAGTGGATCCAGCAGTACAGGGTTTCACGGCACATCAGCCTTCGATCCCTGCTGTCCAGGCTCCGCCTCCCGGCCTCCTGCTTATGTTTCCCAGGCTGCACCTGGACCCAGCCAGCAGACCGTGGCAGACTCCTTCAGCTCAGCCATAGTGGCCCAGCCTCAGCCCCAGCCTCCTCAGCTCTCTTCCTGCAGGCACTACATGCATCCTTCCT ACGGCCCTCTTCCACGCCCCTTGCACCACCAGTCCTCCTCTTCCTGTCCTCACTCCCACAGCAATGCCCCTCCCCCTCAACAGCCTCCTCCACAGGGGGACTATGTCATCCCTCACCCCGTCCTCCCCTTCCACACCCCACTGCCTTCTCACGGCCCGGGCCACTCGGTGCCCCCAGCTCTTCCACCCTCCCTGCCTTCCCATCATCTCCCAGGCTCCAGTGCCCCTCTGCCGCAGCATCTTCCCCCTGAACACCAGGCGCTGCAACACCACCTGCCCGTTCTTGGCCCAAACCCTGTCCAGAGGCTCCACCAGCATGACATATTGCAGAGGATGGAGGTTCAGAGACGCAGAATGATGCAGCACCCGAC GCGAGCACATGAGAGACCCCCACCGCATCCCCATCGAATGCACCCTAACTACGGTCACGGACATCACATTCACGTCCCTCAAACTATGTCATCGCATCCTCGGCAGGCTGACCAGAGGACCACATG GGAGCTGGGCATCGAGGCTGGTGTTACTGTAGCTCCCTACCCTTCAGGACACCTGTCCTCGCATCTGCCACACTATCACCCTCCACCCAGACTGCACCATTTCCCCTTCCAGCTGATG CACACTGGCTCAATGCCTGAGGTGACATATCCACATATTCGCTACATCTCCTCCAGAATGACCTTTGGCCGCACATATGAG GATCTGCTGCATTTAGAAGAGCGTCTGGGGACTGTGAACCGAGgggcctctcagggaaccatagAGAGGTGCACCTATCCACACAAATACAAAAAG AAGGTGGAGGAGAGAGACACTGAGGAACAGTTAGCACCTGAAGCATGGGCATCTGTTGGGAAAAATATGCACTCAACCTCAAACTCG AGAAAGCTGCATGGTAAGCAAGAGGAAGAGGAGTGTGCGGAGGAAGACACAGAGGAGAAATGCACCATTTGTCTGTCTATACTGGAGGAAGGGGAGGATGTCAG GCGCCTTCCATGTATGCACCTCTTCCATCAACTGTGTGTGGACCAATGGCTCCTCACTAACAAGAAATGCCCCATCTGCAGAGTGGACATCGAGGCTCAGTTATCTTCAGAGAGTTGA